One genomic region from Anticarsia gemmatalis isolate Benzon Research Colony breed Stoneville strain chromosome 7, ilAntGemm2 primary, whole genome shotgun sequence encodes:
- the Ac13E gene encoding adenylyl cyclase 13E, which yields MTEQSGCVSCSDGSHQFDSKHDVECSEGEDAQIRLAPHVQAYLARNNPTTNCCGLTIPIAFERAAPGTWWNPRFDSEILEGQYRSSSFRQIRLRFRFALLYILIFSISWFVYFVVLGLNGIPVKWPSLCSIFAAVLLITSVMLFVTFTNIYRVYTFKLSLVMALALCTLSLSLVTLTTRLETAAFSQAADISQSGHFTMCIEILLIIYTLTPLPLYACVIIGILYSIVFEVLNIVLHLSEQEWQCPGMFVRILLQLCVHIIGVHIYLMTFVRMRGTFMKVGQSLLVRKQLEMEKQLKEKMIHSVMPPKVASWLLEEQVLESDTLKTHNPLNPRNSNPGASDIKSLFRPFNMSSMDNVSILFADIVGFTRMSSNKGAEELVNILNDLFEKFDELCQNHGCEKISTLGDCYYCVSGCPEPRPDHATCCVEMGLGMIDAIKEFDRVRGEGINMRVGVHTGTVLCGIVGTRRFKFDVWSNDVTFANKMESTGKPGRVHISEETSKFLGGSYILEEGDDVFGHKTYFIEGRQLYSPYDHDNCLAPSNPINLRLIISPAASPQSILSNHSPLPLTPRDYADDKTSSRKLDTKNFLSPGAFNFRTKASSLPSILDSDTELDEKRDKGFPERNDSSSKSPTSVGSYGKYTTKLKNWKVPRFLRKHSDTPLHEIKKQELTDKTIQFLERNDVGAGVQSSNGYQQVPIVIESQDNKSRPAQSSSKLNIPHSQDMASFEREIIDIRSYLSQSRSNMSPFARSSSYRSQYGRSNNIEVPVCRARSSTLTTQDELIRPKDRRLNLPLSSPQPCRAADDVISLCPSVNSRKDSGIRSTSRRSSIQQQIYALNHIATSHTDMMQHRVSGYYTSSQSSLNDTHPRIRLPPPLNEEQVKSLQKLRKQSDLQLIRCVQDNARSGISYFVQPPLNTFTLFFKSYEIEKHYRDKAHRSDDCEDFPPTLTTSRFNTALDILVSAIIFLAVTTSIFILYDDWMYSVGWFVFFLCIEIVAMILCFYRHYLKWKTNHETLTESISRKVRIFRQLSNWYPWHLSGGLLISLPILAVLINFSCQNTTMTILRGEQSFYVYLLCISIVHFCNFTQMNWLVKNTLVTLYAGLFLFFAVLGCHEVNTQLLDGDITLKLTPQMYAHNTSELDEGNSTIDWLEINNVTMGFDSKQHKLHLTELYLDVALLLMLVWFLNREFEISYRLSFYSNVVANRDKQRVQNMRNQADWLLHNIIPRHVADQLKNTAKYSENHKDVAIIFASIVNFNEMYDESYLKGKEYLRVLNELIADFDELLEKEQFQHVEKIKTIGSTFMAASGLNPDLRHASRGTCDHLYQLMEFALEMQKVVDNFNQDLLEFDFILRIGYNFGDVTAGVIGTTKLYYDIWGDAVNIASRMDSTGVPKRIQVGEACIPVLSARYEFEPRGSVYVKGKDNMNVYLVVGRKDT from the exons ATGACTGAACAAAGTGGGTGTGTCAGCTGCAGTGATGGATCACATCAGTTTGATAGCAAACATGATGTTGAGTGCTCTGAGGGTGAGGATGCTCAGATCAGACTGGCTCCACACGTGCAAGCGTACCTGGCACGCAACAACCCCACCACCAACTGCTGTGGACTTACAATACCTATTGCTTTTGAGAGAGCAGCACCTGGAACCTGGTGGAATCCTAGGTTTGATTCAGAAATCCTTGAAGGCCAATACCGAAGTAGTTCCTTTAGACAAATAAGATTAAGGTTTAG ATTTGcacttttatacattttgatattttctatatCATGGTTTGTCTACTTTGTGGTTCTTGGTTTGAATGGCATACCGGTTAAATGGCCATCTTTGTGTTCTATATTTGCTGCGGTCCTCTTGATAACATCTGTTATGCTCTTTgttacatttacaaatatttatagagTGTATACATTCAAACTATCCCTGGTCATGGCACTCGCTCTGTGTACACTCAGCCTATCACTGGTGACACTGACCACACGATTAGAAACTGCAGCATTTTCTCAGGCAGCCGATATAAGTCAGTCGGGACACTTCACCATGTGCATTGAAATATTGCTGATTATATATACACTGACACCATTACCACTGTATGCCTGTGTAATCATTggaattttatattcaatagtgtttGAAGTACTGAATATTGTGTTACATTTGTCAGAGCAAGAATGGCAGTGTCCCGGAATGTTTGTGAGAATACTATTGCAACTCTGTGTCCACATTATAGGTGTACATATTTATCTCATGACGTTTGTAAGAATGCGCGGTACGTTTATGAAAGTAGGACAGAGTCTACTGGTGAGAAAACAGCTTGAGATGGAGAAGCAGCTAAAAGAGAAAATGATTCATTCTGTGATGCCGCCGAAAGTCGCTAGTTGGCTATTGGAGGAACAAGTGCTGGAGTCAGATACTTTGAAGACGCACAACCCGCTCAATCCTAGAAACTCGAACCCTGGAGCATCTGATATCAAGTCTCTGTTCAGGCCCTTTAACATGAGCTCGATGGACAACGTCAGTATATTATTTGCTGACATTGTCGGCTTTACTAGAATGTCCAGTAATAAAGGTGCTGAAGAAttagtcaatattttaaatgatttgtttgaaaaattcgACGAATTATGCCAGAATCATGGGTGCGAAAAGATTTCAACGTTAGGCGATTGTTATTACTGCGTGTCTGGTTGTCCAGAACCAAGGCCTGATCACGCTACTTGCTGTGTTGAGATGGGACTCG GTATGATTGATGCAATAAAAGAATTCGATAGGGTACGTGGCGAAGGCATAAACATGAGAGTAGGAGTTCACACTGGTACCGTATTGTGCGGCATTGTTGGTACACGCAGGTTTAAATTTGATGTATGGAGCAACGACGTAACCTTTGCCAATAAAATGGAGTCTACCGGGAAACCTGGTCGTGTCCATATATCAGAGGAAACTAGCAAATTCCTTGGAGGATCCTACATCTTAGAAGAAGGTGATGACGTTTTTG GTCACAAAACCTATTTCATTGAAGGTCGCCAGCTGTACTCCCCTTACGACCATGACAATTGCCTCGCTCCGTCTAACCCTATCAATTTACGCCTTATTATATCTCCCGCAGCCTCTCCTCAGTCCATCCTATCCAATCATTCCCCACTGCCACTCACACCGAGAGATTACGCAGACGACAAGACATCCTCTCGGAAACTAGATACCAAAAACTTCCTTTCCCCGGGTGCTTTCAATTTCCGTACAAAGGCTAGCTCACTGCCCAGCATATTGGATTCTGATACAGAATTGGATGAAAAAAGGGATAAAGGATTTCCAGAAAGGAATGACAGCTCATCAAAAAGCCCGACCTCTGTAG gaAGCTACGGAAAATACACGACTAAATTGAAAAATTGGAAAGTGCCTAGATTCTTGAGAAAGCATTCCGATACGCCCTTACACGAGATTAAAAAGCAAGAGTTGACCGATAAGACGATACAGTTTTTGGAGCGTAATGACGTAGGTGCTGGTGTACAGTCGAGTAACGGCTACCAGCAAGTGCCCATAGTGATAGAATCTCAAGACAATAAGAGCAGGCCGGCGCAGAGCAGCAGCAAGCTGAACATACCGCACAGTCAAGATATGGCGTCGTTCGAGCGAGAGATCATTGACATACGATCATACCTCAGCCAGTCCAGAAGCAACATGTCCCCCTTCGCTAGAAGTAGCAGCTATAGGTCACAGTACGGCCGATCTAACAATATTGAG GTGCCAGTGTGTCGCGCTCGCAGCTCCACGCTCACGACGCAGGACGAGCTCATACGTCCTAAGGACCGGCGGCTCAACCTGCCCCTGTCCTCGCCGCAGCCGTGCAGGGCGGCCGATGACGTTATCAGCCTGTGTCCCTCAGTCAACAGCCGCAAAGATTCCGGCATCAGAAGCACGAGCCGACGCTCCAGTATACAGCAACAG aTCTACGCATTGAACCACATAGCGACGTCACACACAGATATGATGCAACATCGGGTGTCGGGTTACTATACTTCGAGTCAGTCTTCGTTGAACGATACTCATCCGAGGATCAGACTACCTCCTCCATTAAACGAGGAACAAGTCAAATCACTCCAGAAACTTCGCAAGCAGTCAGATCTACAATTAATACGATGTGTACAAGACAATGCGCGCTCCGGCATCAGTTACTTCGTACAACCACCACTCAATACATTCACGTTATTTTTCAAGTCTTATGAAATAGAAAAACACTACAGAGACAAAGCCCACCGAAGCGACGACTGCGAGGACTTCCCTCCCACACTCACAACGTCAAGATTCAACACGGCGCTAGATATTTTAGTATCTGCCATTATCTTCTTGGCCGTGACAACttccatatttatattatacgaCGATTGGATGTACTCTGTAGGCTGGTTCGTCTTTTTCCTATGTATAGAAATCGTTGCGATGATTCTGTGCTTCTACAGGCATTATCTAAAATGGAAGACTAATCATGAAACGTTAACAGAGTCAATATCGAGAAAAGTGAGAATATTCAGGCAGCTATCGAACTGGTATCCGTGGCATCTCTCCGGCGGCTTACTCATCAGTCTCCCCATATTGGCCGTGCTCATCAACTTCTCGTGTCAGAACACTACGATGACCATCCTCCGAGGAGAGCAGTCCTTCTACGTATATTTACTCTGTATAAGTATTGTGCATTTCTGTAACTTCACACAGATGAACTGGCTCGTGAAAAATACTCTAGTGACGCTTTACGCTGGTTTGTTCCTATTTTTTGCCGTGCTGGGCTGTCACGAAGTAAATACTCAATTGCTAGACGGTGatattactttaaaactaaCCCCTCAAATGTATGCTCATAATACTTCGGAGCTCGACGAGGGCAACAGTACGATCGACTGGTTGGAGATCAACAACGTGACCATGGGCTTCGACAGTAAACAACACAAGTTGCACCTGACAGAGCTCTACCTAGATGTTGCATTGTTACTCATGCTCGTGTGGTTCCTGAATCGCGAGTTCGAAATCAGTTACCGCTTGAGTTTCTACAGTAACGTGGTGGCCAACCGCGACAAGCAGAGAGTGCAGAACATGAGGAACCAGGCGGACTGGCTGCTACACAACATTATACCGCGCCACGTCGCCGACCAGCTCAAGAATACTGCCAAATATTCAGAGAATCATAAAGATGTCGCTATTATATTTGCTAGCATAGTCAATTTCAACGAGATGTACGATGAATCGTATCTAAAAGGAAAAGAATACTTGAGAGTACTCAACGAACTGATAGCGGATTTTGACGAGCTGTTGGAAAAGGAACAGTTTCAGCACGTAGAGAAGATTAAAACGATAGGCAGCACTTTCATGGCCGCTAGCGGACTTAACCCTGACTTGAGGCACGCGTCGCGCGGCACCTGCGACCACCTCTACCAACTGATGGAATTTGCGCTCGAAATGCAGAAGGTGGTGGACAACTTCAACCAAGATTTGCTCGAATTTGACTTTATACTTAGGATCGGTTACAACTTTGGCGATGTCACGGCAGGCGTTATTGGCACTACAAAACTGTATTATGATATTTGGGGCGATGCCGTGAACATAGCCTCTAGAATGGATTCCACGGGCGTACCCAAGAGAATCCAGGTGGGCGAAGCTTGTATACCGGTGTTATCGGCTCGGTACGAGTTCGAGCCGCGAGGCAGCGTCTATGTCAAAGGCAAAGATAACATGAACGTTTATCTTGTAGTAGGTAGAAAAGATACgtag